One segment of Marvinbryantia formatexigens DSM 14469 DNA contains the following:
- the uvrA gene encoding excinuclease ABC subunit UvrA, with protein sequence MAVNSNKMQYIRIRGANEHNLKNLDLDIPRNQLVVLTGLSGSGKSSLAFDTIYAEGQRRYMESLSSYARQFLGQMEKPDVESIEGLPPAISIDQKSTNRNPRSTVGTVTEIYDYFRLLYARIGTPHCPKCGQEIRKQTVDQMVDQLMELPERTKIQLLAPTVRGRKGEHVKLFEKAKRSGYVRVIVDGNMYDLSEEIKLDKNKKHNIEIVVDRLVVKPGIEKRLTDSIENVLELSEGLLIVDVDGKEQLRFSQSFSCPDCGISVDEIEPRSFSFNNPFGACPDCFGLGYKMEFDEELMIPDKSLSIAEGAITVLGWQSCTTKGSFTRAILDALAEEYHFSLDTPYEQLPENIRHMLIHGTDGKKVKVHYTGMRGTGVYDVAFEGLIRNVERRYRETGSDASKQEYETFMRITPCKTCKGQRLKKEALAVTIQGKNIYEITSMPIDKLQVFLQELQLTKQQELIGHQILKEIRARVQFLVDVGLHYLTLARATGSLSGGEAQRIRLATQIGSGLVGVAYILDEPSIGLHQSDNDKLLNTLNHLRDLGNTLIVVEHDEDTMRAADFVVDIGPGAGEHGGKVVAAGTVEDIINCKESITGDYLSGRKKIPVPEVRRKPTGFLRVIGAKQNNLKNIDVDIPLGVMTCVTGVSGSGKSSLVNEILYKSLAKKLNRAHTIAGAHDRIEGTEQLDKIINIDQSPIGRTPRSNPATYTGVFDQIRDLFASTADAKARGYKKGRFSFNVKGGRCEACSGDGILKIEMNFLPDVYVPCEVCQGKRYNRETLEVRYKGKNIYDVLNMTVEEALEFFEHLPSIRRKIETLYDVGLSYVRLGQPSTMLSGGEAQRIKLATELSKRSTGKTIYILDEPTTGLHFADVHKLIEILQRLAEGGNTVVVIEHNLDVIKTADYIIDMGPEGGDGGGTVIARGTPEEVAQVEKSYTGQYIKKYL encoded by the coding sequence ATGGCAGTTAATTCAAATAAAATGCAGTATATCCGCATACGCGGAGCAAATGAACACAATCTGAAAAATCTGGATCTCGATATCCCGCGCAATCAGCTTGTGGTTTTGACAGGTCTGAGTGGCTCAGGAAAGTCGTCGCTGGCGTTTGACACCATCTATGCGGAAGGACAGAGACGGTACATGGAATCGCTGTCCTCCTATGCGCGTCAGTTCCTGGGACAGATGGAAAAACCGGACGTGGAGAGCATTGAGGGGCTTCCGCCCGCTATCTCCATTGACCAGAAATCGACGAACCGCAACCCGCGCTCGACGGTCGGCACGGTGACGGAGATTTACGACTATTTCCGCCTTCTCTATGCCCGCATCGGCACCCCGCACTGTCCGAAATGCGGACAGGAAATCAGGAAGCAGACGGTGGACCAGATGGTGGATCAGCTTATGGAGCTGCCGGAGCGCACAAAAATCCAGTTGCTTGCCCCGACAGTACGCGGCAGGAAGGGCGAGCATGTCAAGCTGTTTGAAAAGGCAAAGCGCAGCGGCTACGTGCGCGTGATTGTGGACGGTAATATGTACGACCTGTCCGAGGAGATAAAGCTGGACAAAAATAAAAAACACAATATCGAAATCGTGGTAGACCGTCTGGTGGTCAAACCGGGGATTGAAAAGCGTCTGACAGATTCGATTGAAAATGTGCTGGAGCTGTCGGAAGGGCTTCTGATTGTGGATGTGGACGGAAAGGAGCAGCTGCGCTTCAGCCAGAGTTTTTCCTGCCCGGACTGCGGCATCAGCGTGGACGAGATTGAGCCGCGCAGCTTTTCCTTCAACAATCCCTTCGGCGCCTGCCCGGACTGCTTCGGGCTGGGCTACAAAATGGAGTTTGATGAGGAGCTGATGATTCCCGATAAATCCCTAAGTATCGCGGAGGGCGCCATTACAGTGCTCGGATGGCAGTCGTGCACGACAAAGGGGAGCTTTACCAGAGCGATTCTGGATGCATTGGCGGAGGAATACCATTTCAGTCTGGATACGCCGTATGAGCAGCTTCCGGAAAATATCCGGCATATGCTGATTCACGGAACGGACGGGAAAAAGGTGAAGGTGCATTATACCGGGATGCGGGGAACCGGCGTGTATGATGTGGCGTTTGAGGGACTGATACGCAATGTGGAGCGGCGCTACCGCGAGACAGGCTCAGATGCCTCGAAGCAGGAATATGAGACATTTATGCGGATTACCCCCTGTAAGACCTGTAAGGGACAGCGTCTGAAAAAGGAGGCGCTTGCGGTAACCATCCAGGGGAAAAATATCTATGAGATAACCTCCATGCCGATTGATAAGCTGCAGGTATTTCTGCAGGAGCTGCAGCTCACGAAGCAGCAGGAGCTGATCGGACATCAGATTTTAAAGGAGATCCGCGCGCGGGTACAGTTCCTGGTGGATGTCGGCTTGCACTATCTGACGCTTGCGCGGGCGACCGGAAGCCTTTCGGGCGGGGAGGCGCAGCGTATCCGGCTTGCCACCCAGATTGGCTCCGGTCTTGTCGGCGTGGCGTATATTCTGGACGAGCCGAGCATCGGTTTGCATCAGAGCGATAACGACAAGCTGCTGAATACCCTAAATCATTTGCGGGATCTTGGAAACACGCTGATTGTTGTTGAGCATGATGAGGATACCATGCGGGCGGCGGACTTTGTGGTGGATATCGGACCAGGCGCGGGGGAACACGGCGGAAAGGTAGTTGCTGCGGGCACCGTGGAGGACATTATAAACTGTAAGGAATCCATCACGGGAGATTATCTGAGCGGAAGGAAGAAAATTCCGGTGCCGGAAGTGCGCAGAAAGCCGACCGGATTTTTGCGGGTAATCGGCGCGAAACAGAACAATTTAAAGAATATTGACGTGGATATTCCGCTTGGTGTCATGACGTGTGTGACGGGCGTGTCCGGCTCCGGAAAAAGCTCCCTTGTCAACGAGATTCTCTACAAGAGCCTTGCGAAGAAGCTGAACCGTGCCCACACCATTGCCGGAGCGCATGACCGCATTGAGGGGACGGAGCAGCTCGATAAGATTATTAATATTGACCAGTCGCCGATCGGAAGGACGCCGCGCTCCAATCCGGCAACTTATACGGGGGTATTCGACCAGATTCGAGATTTGTTTGCCTCTACGGCGGACGCCAAAGCGCGCGGCTATAAGAAGGGGCGTTTCAGTTTTAATGTGAAGGGCGGGCGCTGCGAGGCGTGCAGCGGTGACGGTATTCTGAAAATTGAAATGAATTTCCTGCCGGATGTCTATGTGCCCTGCGAGGTCTGCCAGGGAAAGCGCTACAACCGGGAAACGCTGGAGGTCCGGTATAAAGGAAAGAATATTTACGATGTGCTGAATATGACGGTCGAGGAGGCGCTGGAATTTTTTGAGCATCTTCCGTCTATCCGCAGAAAAATCGAGACGCTTTATGATGTCGGGCTTTCCTACGTCCGTCTCGGACAGCCCTCCACAATGCTCTCAGGCGGGGAAGCACAGCGTATCAAGCTTGCCACTGAGCTCAGCAAGCGCAGCACTGGAAAGACAATCTATATTCTTGATGAGCCGACCACCGGGCTTCATTTTGCCGACGTGCATAAGCTGATCGAGATTCTGCAGCGCCTGGCGGAGGGCGGTAATACCGTAGTTGTGATAGAGCACAATCTCGATGTCATCAAAACTGCCGATTATATCATCGACATGGGACCGGAGGGCGGCGACGGCGGCGGCACCGTGATCGCGCGCGGCACGCCGGAGGAAGTGGCGCAGGTCGAAAAATCCTATACCGGTCAGTATATAAAGAAATATTTGTAA
- the uvrB gene encoding excinuclease ABC subunit UvrB, translating into MERFELVSEYKPTGDQPQAIEKLVKGFKEGNQCETLLGVTGSGKTFTMANVIQQLNKPTLIIAHNKTLAAQLYGEFKEFFPNNAVEYFVSYYDYYQPEAYVPSSDTYIAKDSAVNDEIDKLRLSATASLVERRDVVIISSVSCIYGLGEPENFEKMMVSLRPGMEKDRDEVIRQLIDIQYDRSEMDFHRGTFRVHGDVLEIFPASAGDYAFRVEFFGDEIDRITQIDVLTGEIKSRMEHIAVFPASHYVVPPDRIRQAAADIEEELAERVAYFKSEDKLLEAQRIAERTNFDIEMMKETGFCSGIENYSRHLAGLKPGAPPHTLIDYFPDDFLMIIDESHKTIPQIRAMYSGDQSRKTTLVDYGFRLPSAKDNRPLNFEEFESKIDQIMFVSATPGEYEEAHEQLRAEQIIRPTGLLDPKVDVRPVEGQIDDLVGEVNKEVAKKNKVLITTLTKRMAEDLTEYMREIGIRVRYLHSDIDTLERTEIIRDMRLDVFDVLVGINLLREGLDIPEITLVAILDADKEGFLRSATSLIQTIGRAARNAEGHVIMYADVMTDSMKIAIEETERRRRVQDAYNQEHGITPQTIQKSVRDLISISKEVAKEEKKLAVDPESMSKKELEKLIAEVQKKMKKAAAELNFEAAAELRDQMINLKQHLQEA; encoded by the coding sequence ATGGAAAGATTTGAATTAGTATCAGAATACAAGCCCACCGGCGACCAGCCGCAGGCGATAGAAAAATTGGTGAAAGGCTTCAAAGAAGGCAACCAGTGCGAGACGCTTCTCGGTGTCACCGGTTCCGGCAAGACCTTCACGATGGCGAATGTCATCCAGCAATTAAATAAACCGACGCTCATTATCGCGCATAACAAGACCCTGGCGGCACAGTTGTACGGCGAGTTTAAGGAGTTTTTCCCGAACAATGCGGTGGAATACTTTGTGAGCTACTACGATTATTACCAGCCGGAGGCATATGTGCCCTCGTCTGACACGTATATCGCGAAGGATTCGGCGGTAAATGATGAGATTGATAAGCTGCGTCTGTCTGCCACGGCTTCGCTGGTGGAGCGGCGGGATGTGGTGATCATTTCCAGCGTATCCTGCATTTATGGTCTGGGAGAACCGGAGAATTTTGAAAAGATGATGGTATCGCTGCGTCCGGGCATGGAGAAGGACCGCGACGAGGTGATCCGGCAGCTGATCGACATCCAGTATGACCGCAGTGAGATGGATTTCCACCGCGGTACCTTCCGGGTGCATGGCGATGTACTGGAGATTTTTCCGGCGAGCGCCGGAGATTACGCTTTTCGTGTGGAGTTTTTCGGGGATGAGATTGACCGGATTACACAGATTGATGTGCTGACGGGCGAGATAAAGAGCAGAATGGAACATATTGCCGTTTTCCCGGCGTCGCATTATGTGGTGCCGCCGGATCGGATACGACAGGCAGCGGCGGATATCGAGGAAGAACTGGCGGAGCGCGTGGCGTATTTTAAGAGCGAGGACAAGCTGCTTGAGGCGCAGCGCATTGCAGAGAGGACCAACTTTGATATTGAAATGATGAAGGAAACGGGCTTCTGCTCCGGCATAGAGAATTATTCGCGGCATCTGGCGGGACTGAAGCCGGGAGCGCCGCCGCATACGCTGATAGATTACTTTCCGGATGATTTTCTGATGATCATTGACGAGTCGCATAAAACGATTCCGCAGATACGGGCGATGTATTCCGGGGACCAGTCGCGAAAGACGACGCTGGTGGATTACGGCTTCCGGCTGCCGTCCGCAAAGGATAACCGCCCCTTGAATTTTGAAGAATTTGAAAGTAAAATAGACCAGATCATGTTTGTCTCGGCGACGCCGGGCGAATATGAGGAAGCACACGAGCAGCTGCGCGCCGAGCAGATCATCCGCCCGACCGGTCTGCTGGACCCGAAGGTGGATGTGCGACCGGTGGAGGGGCAGATTGACGACCTTGTCGGCGAAGTAAATAAAGAAGTTGCAAAGAAAAACAAAGTGCTGATTACCACGCTTACCAAGCGGATGGCGGAGGATCTCACGGAATATATGCGGGAAATCGGTATCCGCGTGCGGTATCTGCACTCGGACATTGACACGCTGGAGCGCACGGAGATTATCCGTGATATGCGTCTGGACGTCTTTGATGTGCTGGTCGGCATCAACCTGCTCCGGGAAGGTCTGGACATTCCGGAAATCACACTGGTAGCGATTCTGGATGCTGATAAGGAGGGTTTCCTTCGTTCCGCAACTTCTCTGATACAGACCATCGGACGCGCCGCACGAAACGCGGAAGGACATGTGATCATGTACGCCGATGTGATGACGGATTCCATGAAAATTGCGATTGAAGAGACGGAGCGCCGCCGCCGGGTGCAGGACGCTTACAATCAGGAGCACGGCATTACGCCGCAGACAATTCAGAAGTCTGTGCGCGACCTCATCAGCATTTCGAAGGAAGTGGCGAAGGAGGAGAAGAAACTGGCGGTCGATCCGGAATCTATGAGCAAAAAGGAGCTGGAGAAGCTGATCGCAGAGGTGCAGAAGAAGATGAAGAAGGCAGCCGCGGAGCTGAATTTCGAGGCGGCGGCAGAGCTGCGTGACCAGATGATAAATCTGAAGCAGCACCTGCAGGAAGCGTAA
- a CDS encoding phosphotriesterase codes for MGKRITTVCGDIAPEQLGFTSMHDHTFVDLRVTGKYMEAMFPQVTHEMVEFKPENYSFLKTGTYLMCPELQVVDDLEGMVKEYGYFKALGGQSVCDPVPSTGRGDVRKTKALSERTGINFITATGIYHETAIPQEFRGQDVKFYYDYCKGQIEDGIDGTDIYPGVLKAALATGTDTENNAVEACIRLTAETGLSTHIHTEPMMDGDEIVALLDRLCEKYSVDHDRILICHMDNRIAGSVMVTDYLEEPETDRTLDLNLQKTLLEKGYNIGLDTWGMPVENSNFFMPDDFERLKALITLIDLGYGDHITLGNDFSSKLMWRAYGGHGCTRFITFGLQMMEMLGREEQIHKLVYDNPARILAY; via the coding sequence ATGGGGAAAAGAATAACAACCGTGTGCGGTGATATTGCACCGGAACAGCTTGGATTTACTTCTATGCATGATCATACTTTTGTGGATCTGCGTGTAACAGGAAAATATATGGAAGCAATGTTTCCGCAGGTCACCCATGAAATGGTGGAGTTTAAACCGGAAAATTACAGCTTTTTGAAAACAGGGACCTACCTGATGTGCCCGGAACTGCAGGTAGTGGACGATCTGGAGGGCATGGTAAAAGAGTACGGATATTTTAAGGCGCTGGGTGGTCAGTCAGTCTGTGATCCCGTTCCATCTACCGGACGTGGAGATGTGAGAAAGACGAAAGCACTGTCCGAGCGAACCGGAATTAATTTTATAACCGCAACGGGAATCTACCATGAAACAGCGATTCCGCAGGAGTTCAGAGGGCAGGATGTCAAATTCTATTACGATTATTGCAAGGGACAGATTGAAGATGGAATTGACGGAACCGACATTTATCCAGGCGTACTGAAAGCGGCATTGGCGACAGGTACGGATACGGAAAATAATGCAGTGGAGGCGTGCATACGTCTGACAGCGGAAACAGGATTGTCCACTCATATTCATACAGAACCGATGATGGACGGTGATGAAATTGTAGCGCTGCTTGACAGGCTGTGCGAAAAATACAGTGTAGATCACGATCGGATACTGATCTGTCACATGGATAATCGCATTGCGGGCAGTGTGATGGTAACAGATTATCTGGAGGAACCGGAGACAGACCGTACCCTGGATCTTAATCTGCAGAAGACTTTGTTGGAGAAGGGCTATAATATTGGTCTGGATACCTGGGGAATGCCGGTGGAAAATTCAAATTTCTTTATGCCGGATGATTTTGAGCGGCTGAAAGCTTTAATTACCCTGATTGATCTGGGCTATGGAGACCATATTACACTTGGAAATGATTTTTCATCAAAACTGATGTGGCGTGCCTATGGCGGGCATGGCTGTACCCGGTTTATTACATTTGGTCTGCAGATGATGGAAATGCTTGGAAGAGAAGAACAGATCCATAAACTGGTATATGATAATCCGGCCAGAATTCTGGCTTACTGA
- a CDS encoding alpha/beta hydrolase gives MSSIQMEAVRMATAAMTNEGLPSFDEDINPEKLRAAVETAQAAMPLQEGVTYEETTLGGMEAELSMPSYAREDALILYIHGGGLVCGNARTSRGYAGMLAGESRIPVYAFSYGLAPENPYPAAVEECFKAYCEALEKHPDIPVFLIGESGGALLSIATALKIRDEKIRMPAGVIAYSPVIDMSGTLDHSNYGWDENTVTAAGLKSLAKLYCPDESRRKEPYASPLFADYKDYCPLYVVWDRGETLAVDGEELVRLAMEARVPVEYDRYEGCFHAFAPVGRNTPESSKLLDDTIAFIYRHIHDQKLDFEE, from the coding sequence ATGTCAAGTATACAGATGGAAGCGGTAAGAATGGCTACGGCAGCAATGACAAATGAGGGACTGCCGTCTTTTGATGAAGATATTAATCCGGAGAAGCTGCGGGCAGCGGTGGAAACGGCGCAGGCAGCCATGCCCTTACAGGAAGGGGTGACTTATGAGGAGACAACACTGGGAGGCATGGAAGCGGAGTTGAGTATGCCATCCTATGCGCGGGAAGATGCATTGATTTTATATATTCACGGCGGCGGGCTGGTTTGCGGAAATGCCAGAACCTCACGGGGGTATGCAGGTATGCTTGCCGGGGAGTCGAGAATCCCCGTCTATGCTTTTTCTTATGGGCTGGCACCGGAAAATCCGTATCCGGCAGCCGTGGAAGAGTGTTTTAAAGCGTATTGTGAAGCGCTGGAAAAACATCCGGATATTCCGGTGTTTTTAATCGGTGAGAGTGGCGGCGCACTTCTTAGTATTGCAACGGCTTTGAAGATCAGGGACGAGAAAATCCGGATGCCTGCCGGGGTCATTGCATATTCTCCGGTTATAGATATGAGTGGTACTCTGGATCACAGTAATTATGGATGGGATGAGAATACGGTTACAGCTGCTGGTCTGAAGAGCCTGGCAAAGCTGTATTGTCCGGATGAGAGCAGGAGAAAGGAGCCATACGCATCCCCGCTTTTTGCGGATTATAAGGATTATTGTCCGCTTTATGTAGTTTGGGATAGAGGGGAGACTCTGGCAGTTGATGGAGAGGAATTGGTAAGGCTTGCTATGGAGGCGCGTGTTCCTGTGGAATATGATCGTTACGAGGGCTGCTTCCATGCGTTTGCGCCGGTAGGACGGAATACGCCGGAAAGCTCTAAGCTTCTGGATGATACAATTGCATTTATTTATCGTCATATCCATGATCAGAAGCTGGACTTTGAGGAATAG
- a CDS encoding S41 family peptidase — MEKKNLDEEMRRQDGVTEETGYLPEKTEDFAETGEEREAGQWMKNDQEEERGAQKKDRDFMFIHGLLCGVVLTLICIALSLGLVRLRLARQLQTQTETLTQGEEEQLELDTGAISSKMLEIQEIINQYFMGEIDEKLVEDDIYSGLLEGLQDSYAAYYSAEALKTLEESTSGEYSGIGALLAQDPETGEITVVTCFTDTPAAEAGLLPGDVILAINEEAADGMDLTELVSRIKTEAGDAVLLKIRRGEEEQELSVERREIQIPTVSSEMLENGIGYLQISEFDEVTVEQFTAALEELEEQGMEKLVIDLRNNPGGLLQSVCDILEELLPEGLIVYTEDKYGQRTEYYCDGENAFDKPLAVLINENSASASEIFAGAVKDYGIGTLVGTTTFGKGIVQQIFALSDGTGMKLTVAKYYTPSGADIHEKGIEPDVEVELPEDIENELVIEKEDDNQLQEAIRILEEASGGK, encoded by the coding sequence ATGGAAAAAAAGAATCTGGATGAAGAAATGAGACGGCAGGACGGGGTAACGGAAGAGACGGGGTATCTGCCGGAGAAGACAGAAGATTTTGCGGAGACGGGGGAAGAAAGAGAAGCCGGGCAGTGGATGAAAAATGACCAGGAAGAGGAGCGCGGGGCGCAGAAAAAAGACCGGGACTTTATGTTTATCCACGGACTTCTCTGCGGCGTTGTGCTCACATTAATATGCATCGCACTCTCGCTGGGGCTGGTACGTTTAAGGCTGGCGAGGCAGCTGCAGACGCAGACAGAGACGCTCACGCAGGGAGAAGAGGAACAACTGGAGCTTGATACCGGGGCGATTAGCAGTAAGATGCTGGAAATACAGGAAATCATCAACCAGTATTTTATGGGAGAGATAGATGAGAAACTGGTGGAGGATGATATTTACAGCGGTCTTCTGGAGGGGCTGCAGGATTCGTATGCCGCATATTATTCCGCGGAGGCGCTGAAAACACTGGAGGAATCAACGAGCGGGGAATATTCCGGAATCGGGGCGCTGCTTGCGCAGGACCCGGAGACGGGGGAGATTACGGTCGTCACCTGCTTTACGGATACGCCTGCCGCAGAGGCGGGGCTGCTTCCGGGCGACGTGATTCTTGCCATCAATGAGGAGGCTGCGGACGGGATGGATTTAACAGAGCTGGTTTCCCGCATAAAGACAGAGGCGGGTGATGCGGTGCTGCTGAAAATCCGTCGCGGAGAGGAAGAGCAGGAGCTGTCGGTGGAACGGCGGGAAATCCAGATTCCGACGGTTTCTTCGGAAATGCTGGAGAACGGAATCGGTTATCTGCAGATTTCGGAATTTGACGAGGTTACGGTGGAGCAGTTTACCGCAGCTCTGGAGGAGCTGGAAGAACAGGGAATGGAAAAGCTGGTGATTGACCTGCGCAACAATCCGGGCGGACTGCTGCAGTCAGTCTGTGATATTCTGGAGGAGCTGCTCCCGGAGGGGCTGATTGTTTACACGGAGGATAAGTACGGACAGCGCACCGAATATTACTGCGACGGGGAAAATGCTTTCGATAAGCCGCTGGCGGTGCTGATTAATGAAAACAGCGCCAGCGCTTCAGAGATTTTTGCCGGGGCGGTGAAGGATTACGGAATTGGCACGCTGGTGGGAACGACGACGTTTGGCAAGGGAATCGTGCAGCAGATTTTCGCATTGTCCGACGGTACCGGCATGAAGCTGACGGTGGCAAAATATTATACGCCGTCCGGAGCGGATATCCACGAAAAAGGCATTGAGCCGGATGTGGAGGTGGAGCTTCCGGAGGACATAGAGAATGAACTGGTTATCGAAAAAGAAGACGATAATCAGCTTCAGGAGGCAATCCGTATTTTAGAGGAAGCGTCCGGCGGAAAGTAG
- a CDS encoding PucR family transcriptional regulator: MISNQILQNTVEGIKQISRVDVGIIDTDGNVLASTFEEVGQYVDSAMLFVNSPADSQELQGYQFFKVYDDAQLEYILLASGSSDDTYMVGKMAAFQVQNLLIAYKERFDKDNFIKNLLLDNLLLIDIYNRAKKLHIDTEARRVVFILETDHEKDNASLENVRMCLGNKAKDFITAVDEKSVIVVKELAPSDDYAEMEKVASLIINSLEGTKREHAHVAYGTIVGEIQEVSRSYKEARMALDVGKIFFDERDIIAYSSLGIGRLIYQLPMPLCKMFIKEIFDGKSPDDFDEETLTTINKFFENSLNVSETSRQLYIHRNTLVYRLDKLQKSTGLDLRVFEDAITFKIALMVVKYMKYMETMEY; the protein is encoded by the coding sequence ATGATTTCAAATCAAATTTTGCAAAATACGGTGGAGGGAATTAAACAAATCAGCAGAGTGGACGTCGGCATTATCGACACAGACGGAAATGTGCTCGCATCTACGTTTGAAGAGGTGGGACAATATGTGGATTCTGCGATGCTGTTTGTGAACTCTCCGGCAGACAGCCAGGAGCTGCAGGGATATCAGTTTTTTAAGGTGTACGACGATGCGCAGCTCGAATATATTCTGCTGGCAAGCGGAAGCAGCGACGACACCTACATGGTGGGAAAGATGGCTGCTTTCCAGGTGCAGAACCTGCTGATTGCCTACAAAGAGCGGTTCGATAAAGATAATTTTATCAAGAACCTCCTGCTGGACAACCTGCTCTTGATCGATATTTACAATCGTGCGAAAAAGCTTCATATCGATACCGAGGCGCGCAGGGTGGTCTTTATTCTGGAGACTGACCACGAGAAGGACAATGCGTCGCTGGAGAATGTGCGCATGTGTCTTGGCAATAAGGCGAAGGACTTTATTACGGCGGTCGATGAAAAGAGTGTGATTGTTGTAAAGGAGCTGGCGCCTTCAGACGATTATGCGGAGATGGAAAAGGTGGCGTCGCTGATTATCAATAGTCTGGAGGGGACGAAGCGGGAGCACGCCCATGTCGCTTACGGTACGATCGTGGGAGAGATCCAAGAGGTATCCCGCTCCTACAAGGAGGCGCGGATGGCGCTGGATGTCGGAAAAATCTTTTTTGACGAGCGCGATATTATTGCATACAGCTCGCTTGGAATCGGGCGCTTGATCTATCAGCTTCCGATGCCGCTGTGCAAGATGTTCATAAAAGAAATTTTCGACGGAAAATCGCCGGATGATTTTGATGAGGAAACGCTGACCACCATCAATAAGTTTTTTGAAAACAGTCTGAATGTTTCCGAGACATCCAGGCAGCTTTACATTCACCGGAATACGCTTGTGTACCGTCTGGATAAGCTGCAGAAGAGCACCGGGCTGGATCTGCGGGTGTTTGAGGATGCGATAACCTTCAAAATCGCCCTGATGGTCGTAAAGTACATGAAGTATATGGAAACGATGGAGTATTAA